The genome window cccaacaccagctcctggggcccaacccgtgggggcccaacaccagctccagaggcccaacccctgagcgcccaaaccatagctccaggggcctaacccctaggggccccaaccccagctccaggggcccaaaccgtgggggccccaacaccagctccaggggcccaagccctgagcgcccgaaccataggtccaggggcctaacccccgggggtcccaaccccagctctaggggcccaaacctggggccctccaccccagctccaggggcccaacccctgagcgcccgaaccatagctccaggggcccaacccctgggggccccaacaccagctccaggggcccaacccctgagagcccgaaccatagctccaggggcctaatccctgggggccccaaccccagctccaggggcccaacccctgggggccccaacaccagctccaggggcccaacccctgagcacccgaaacatagctccagggccccaacacccggggaccccaaccccagctccaggggcccaactcctgagcgcccgaaccatagctccaggggcctaacccctgtgggccccaacaccagctccaagagccaaacccctgagcgcccgaagaataccttcagaggcctaaaccctgagggctccaacaccatctccaggggcccaacccttgagcgcccgaaccatagctccaggggcctaacccttgggggcccccacactatctccaagggccgaacccctgatcgcccgaaccatagctccaggggcctaacccccgggggccccaaccccagctccaggggtccaaaccctgggggcgccaacaccagctccatgggccaaacccctgagcgcccaaaccatagctccaggggcccaacccctgagcgcccgaaccatagctccaggggcctaacccctaggggccccaaccccagctccaggggcccaccccctgggggccccaacaccagctccaggggcccaaaccctgagggcctgaaccatacctccaggggcctaacccccgggggccacaacaccggctacaggggccgaacccctggggccctcgaccccagttccaagagcacaacccctgagcgcccgaaccatagctccaggggcctaacccccggggctccaaccccagctccaggggcccaacccctgggggccccaacaccaactctaggggcccaaccgctgagctcccgaaccatagctccaggggcctaacccccgagggtcccaaccccagctccaggggccaatccctgagctcccgaaccatagctctgttggccaaatagggcccgtttccccctgaagcttacctaattacatcaaggaggcacggaggacaagaagacgggtaccacacctttattttcgttcagctgaatgggtgtttcttctcgactagtgccagagaagaagaacacacctttcatgggcgacatgagccccttttattatcagcaacaaacaactttagttctcatcccgtttacgtcattatgctgacctatagatagcaggttacacagaatacatgtattattttggggagggggatacaagagacatctgttgcggatacatttgtcattttgaaaggagtataaggtacatgccttgaccctctggcattaaatgtctttggggatacatgagaaaacagctgcatatatttACGTGCCAAGCGGGCCAATTAGTAAATAGTTGACATGGCTAAATATGAGATTAAATGCCTGTCCTATCCTTGATCCTCAGGTTCCTTTTATCATCCAAATTCCTAGGCCCATCCTTTAGCTAaaagcagaagaggcagaagccGAAATCGCAGGCCTTTTTAAAtcttaggccttttccatcaagttttccccccttaaaaacattttaagagcttatgGGCCTTGCACCTTAGATTCTTCCGGCTTGTATAATATTATCATTTGTTGATATGTAACTTGACTAGCCAGTTTTCGGACCACTGCAATTAAGCACGGGGTGAAGCAAGCGACTGTTAATAGGATGGTGATAAAGAgtttaaaaaggaggaaacctTTCCGTAACCATCCCCATTGCGGTAGCCAGGAGGTAAACCAATCTGTGTCCCAGCCGCcccaggtctgtactgggacatgTGCTATTTTCCTCATCTCCTtagttaactgtttcactgcctGGCCATTATCGTCTATTTGTAAGCAGCAGTTAGACTCATTAAGTTTTGCACAGAGTCCCCCTTCCTCTGCTAGCAAATAGTCAAGAGCTATGTGGTGATGGAGAATTGCGTGTctcatttgagttgattgatcGGCCAAAAGGTCTAGTGCTGCAGCTGTTTGGTTAGTTATTATTTCCAAGATAGCCTGTAGCCTAATAATTCGATTTAGATTATAAATTGGTTCCCTGGCCCCGGATACAAGCTCACTGGGGTTCCAGGTGGCCGGTCCATAATGTTTGATGATTCTTTCAGGGGGCCATTCTTGAGCTCCCCAATTTTGGGAACTTCCAGCGGTTAAAGTGGAATCCAAAGACCGTTTTTCTCTAACTAAATCATCATAAACTTTAACTCCCAATTTATTTCCTTGGGCTTGAGGTAATAAAAAGAATAGAGGCCTAATATATCCTATGTAACATATTCCCGACCAGTTTGGAGGCAACCTACGATAAGCATGGGATCCACAGATCCAATAGTGGCCTTTTAAGGCCCAGATTCCATTGGCAAAGGGGCCATCCCAGGTTTCAGGGGAATCAGCAGGGCCCGGTTCCTCACAGTATAAGGCGTTGCCGGATTCTATAGGTCCCCCTAGGAATTTGTCCACATTTGGGTTACAGTAGTTACATTTCcacgccccagcccctgccttccacacACAATTACAGCCAAATTTTGGGCTGTTGGTACTACCCCAAAATTGTCGAAAATGGGTAACTCGAGTTCCATTAAGGTGTTGCCATGCCCATTGATACCACCGTACCACATGGTGCTTGTTAGTGGTGTTATCTCGCTGGCAACTTAGAAAGAGGGCATCAAAGTACCCATCCAATCCTACTGCTTTACAACCATCGCCCCTGTGATTCCAGTAGGAACATCTTACCCAGCTATTGTTAGTTAGCTTTACATGGGTCAAGTTCCATCGTCCTTGGTACTTGAAACAGTCATATGGGCGACAGTGGGGATCCCAGCAATCAAATCCCAGAGATAAAGTCCATTCACACCTACTTTCCCCCATATACCTTCCCTCATGTCTTGTTCGATTAAGGCAAAAGACACCTACTCCAGCAGAATAGAGTCTCCAAGGGCCGTTGTCCTCAGCCCACCTCCCCGTTCCCTTGTGTACTACGCTTAAGCTGCTTAGCCACCACTTGGGCTGTACCGgctgagctacccagggccactcatTCAATTCTCCCGGACCGCCACATACCCAACAATTAGTAAGATTAAAAGAATTAGCTATTACTTCCCCTAGTTGCATAAACCTATTTTCCCAACCATATGAATAACTAAACATACATATCAGAAAAACAAAGGatggtttcattgtttctgtttcttaaacagtccttttagtcCTTCCAGTCCTTGGTACTCCCAAGTAGAATCTTCGCCTGTGTCTCTCcgggcttccggagccggagaGGACAGAGGGCTGATGTCCTCTTCAGTCAGGCtgtcctctgggtcagggtgcaggaaccGCTTTACTCGAGTATGGTGCGTCCACTTGTCGCTCCCAAGGACCTTAACGGCGGCCTGGCTGATGAGCGATACAGTATGTGGACCGTCCCACCGTGGCGTGAGGGGATCACGCTTCCACTTTTTGACAAGGATCTGATCACCGATCTGGAAGGAGTGCACAGGTTGCTCCAAGGGAAGCGTCTGGAAAGGTGCTGCGTATCGATGTAACTGTAATAAAACAGATTGTAGCGCAGAAACCTGTTTCCACAAAGAGTCATTTCCCACTTCCCAGTTTACATCCTCTCGGTACCCCGGAATGAGtactcggggagggaacccaaagaccAGTTCAAAGGGTGAAAGTTTCAGACCCTTACGTGGGGCCCTCCGAATACGAGTAAGGGCGAGCGGTAGAGCGTCAGGCCACTTCAAACCAGATTCtatacacagttttgtgagagtgtccttaagagttctattcattctttccacttgGCCCGAGCTTTGTGGTCTCCAGGGCGTATGCAATTTCCATTGGATCCCAAGGGCTCGTGACACCTGCTGAACCACCTGGGAGATAAAATGACTTCCCCGGTCTGACTCAATCACCTCCGGGAGGTGGAAGCGGGGAAGTATTTCATGTAACAGGGCTTTGGTGACGGCTCGTGCCTGACAATGTCGTGTAGGGTAACACTCCACCCATCCAGTAAATTGATCAACAAAGACAAGCAAATACTTATAACCCCTACAAGGGGGGACTTCAGCAAAgtccacctgccacctttgaaaaGGGTAGGCAGCCCAGGGCCGACCTCCCATTGGGGCAGGGGGACCGCACCCTTTTTGGTTTGTTCGCTGACAAACGGAGCAGTTATTTACAATTCTTTGGGCTTCCATGTGTGCACCTAATCCCCGAAGGGACCGGGTGATCAAATCGACCATAGCTCCTGATCCCAAATGTCCCTCCTTATGTAGGGATCGGAGAATCTCCTGAAGTACTGGTCTAGGTACAAAAATCTCCCCCCCTGGCAACTTCCACCAcccagagggagtttgttgggcccctgcagcctgcGCATGGGACACTTCCTCTGCTGTATAGTGGGGATCAGGGGTTCTGGCTTCCGTATCCTGGACCCAGAGGAGCCATATGGCTCCTTCTCGTGCGGCTTCTTTCGCGGCTTGATCAGCCATTCTATTGTACTTTCGTTGTTCAGTTTCAGGGGCCCTCCCATGTGCACGCACGTGTATCACTGCTAACCGGAGgggaagcatcagggcctcaagtAATGATTTGATAAGGGCCCCATGGGCTATTCTTTGGCCTGAAGCCGTAATGAAACCCCTTTCTTTCCATAGGGTTCCGtgggcatgcaccaccatgtatgCGTAACGACTGTCAGTGTATACATTAATAGTCTTTCCAGTTCCCATCCGGAGAGCCTCAATAAGAGCCACCAGTTCCGCCGCCTGGGCAGATAAGTTGGGGCTAAGCTTAAACTTGTACATTTCTCCTTCCTTAACTATGACAGCTGCTCCTGTAAATCGCTTCCCATCTTCTACATAACTAGATCCATCTACGTACATTTCAATATCAGGATTGGACCAGGGTAAATCTGAAAGATCAGGGCGGGGTTTAGTTTCTTGTTGTAAGACTTCAATACAATCATGGGGGGGATTAGTCCCATAAGGGACTTGGGGATTTGGCagtaaggtagctggattaagggagcTGACTGTCTTAAAAGTTAGGTTTGGGGCCAACAAAAGTCCCACCTCATATCTAGTATGCCGACTGGGGTTTAAATGCTtttccccggctcctgttcccagtATCTGGGGTATTCCATGGGGCACTACAACCTCAGTATCCCCACCCAAGGTTAGTTTCTCAGCCTCCTGTACAAGGAGAGCGGTTGCAGCCACGGCTCGTAAACAAGCCGGCCAGCCCTTGGCGACCGGGTCCAGTACCTTAGAGTAATAACCCACAGGTCGCCAGGCTGGTCCCGACCTTTGACACAGGACTCCCGATGCCACCTCTCTCCTTTCATGAACGTATAGGGTGAATGGCTTCCGGGGATCCGGGAGAGCCAGAGCGGGAGGCTGAACCAAGGCTTCTTTAagctcttgaaatgctttttctttttccttggtcCATACCCAGTTAAGCAGACCCTCTTTAGTAAGAGACTCGTATAATGGTTTAGCCTTCCCTCCATAGTCAGGGATCCAAAGCCGGCAAAAACCGGTCAGTCCCAAGAAAGCCCTTAGCTCTCTGGGATTTCGGGGTTGTGGGCTTTCGAGTATAGCCTGGATCCTATCTTTACCTAAGCTACGACGTCCCTGACAAAGATGATATCCGAGACAAGTGACCTGCTGTTTAACCAATTGGGCCTTTTCCCTGGAAACCTTGTACCCCTGTGCTCCAAGAAAGTTAAGGAGTTCTATTGTCTGTTCTTTACAAGCTGTCTCTGTTTCAGTGCTCAAGAGTAAATCATCACAGTACTGAACTATGTTACACGAGGGATGCCCAGCTAGGAACGGGGCAAGGTCTCTTTTTAGCTGGCTGCCAAAAATCTCGGGTGCACAAGTaagtccctgggggacaacagtccagagatactgagccttgtaatgggtgtctgggtcttcccattcaaaggcaaacagtttctgagactCCTGATCAAGGGGTATAGAAAAGAAAGCGTCTTTCAAATCTATCACTGAAAACCAGCTATGGTTCTTGGGGACTTGGCCCAAGATAGTATGGGGGTTTGGGACAACTGGATAGGGGGCCTCTATTAACTTGTTAATCTGCCTTAGGTCTTGGACTAATCGATATTGCCCATTAGGCTTAGGCACTCCCATTATCGGAGTATTGTATGGGGAGGTGCCCTCCCTTAACCAACCGCACTGCAAAAACTTGTGAATCAGAGGTTTCAGTCCGATCCGAGTGGTTAGcttaagggggtattgtcgaATTCGGACTGAGCGActtccctccttaagggaaatgtgtactGGTAAAGCGTTTCGAGCCCgagcaaaacctccctcctcagcccagacctcaaGGTTAACCCCCGACAGCTGGTTCCTCTCACTCTCCGGCTGTGCCGGGGGAGGATTTTCAACATTCAAAAGGGCCATTTGATAGTTAGAAATTTGTTGTTTGGGAAGCCTAACTTCCATAGTCCCATTATTATTGAACGAGATTTCTGCCTGCAATTTAGTAAGCAGATCTCGTCCTAGCAGCGcaatgggacaggaggggctacaaacgaattggtgggatatatgacagtctcctacttttactaggaggggaagagatttttCTAACTTTATATTTTGTCCTTCTATCCCTTGGACTATAGTATACCCTTGAGCCCTCCCCCGGGGAGCCTCTGCAAGGGGAAGCAAGCTAAGGGTAGCCCCTGTATCAATAAGGGCTTCAACTGGGCGGCCCCCTACCTCAATTGTTACCGTGGGATCCAGGCCAGCGGGCTGTGCCGCCaggaggggccgctgggtcccTCGGCCTCCCTATACAAATGTCTCGCCTTGCGCCTCGTTATAAAAAACGGGCGTAGGTGGGACTCTgtttctgcttccctccctcctgctatgtcgctgggggcattcattcttccagtgcccctcctccttacagatagcacactgatttCGCCCCAAACGggagctttttcccttcccttgtaGTCCTGTTCGTCCCTTAGTTTTGTCCCCCGCTTTCCCACTTTCCCCCTTCAGGGCCATTGCCAGGAGGCGGGCCCCCTTTTTCCGTTCCTCATCGTCTCTGCGATCATAAACTTTTAGCGCAATCTCTAAGAGCTCCTCTATGTTTTTACCCGATGCCCCATCTAATTTCtgcagttttttcctaatgtcctcaTAGGACTGCCCAATGAAGAGGGGAATGAGCACTCGCTTTCCATTAGCATCCTCTGGGTCGAGGTCTGTGTATCTTTTACAGGTGTTACACAAGCGCTCATAAAAGGCAGCTGGGTTCTCATTTTTTCCTGTCGAATATTATACAGCTTGGCCCAATTTGGGGTCTTCCTAATACAGCGTTTCATCCCCTGTACTATAGCTAAAGCATATTTGTGATGGAGCTCTCGACCCGCTGCAGTTGTATGTGACCAAGCGGGCGCAGCCTCAGGGAGCTGATCGGGTAAGTCAGCTGCATCCGTTCCCCCTGCTACTAGTGCCTCCCGGGCCTTTGAAAGGACCAAGCGCCTTTCCTCTGCAGTGAGTAGAGTATTGAGAGCAACTTTCATGTCGCCCCAAGTAGGGTTATGGGCCGAGACCAGGGTTTCAAAAACTGCTGTTAATGGGGCGGGATCGTCCGAGAACGAGGGGTTCTGGTGCTTCCAATTATACAGGTCACTGGTGGTGAAAGGAACTTATATCATAGTGAGTCCACCATCATGGCCCACAGTTTCCCTTAGGGGCAGTTCACGCACCGGAACTGTCTCGGCCACAGTTTTGTCTACCGCGGGGCTCTTAGTAAGAGCAAATTTGATATCTCCCGGGGTGCCTACTATTTTCCATGCCTCCTCGACCGTCCTAGCGTGACTACTCCTCAGGCGGCCGGATATCGGGGAGTCCTGACCGTTAAGGTCCTCCCTGTCACTGTCTCCCGAGTTGTCTTCTGGGGTCGTTGGTTTAAAGGAGGGGGGGCTGCTTTCTGGGGTATTCGATACAGGAGGAGGGGATTGTGCCGGGGAGGCCGGAAGGCCAGGGtacactggaggagggggcatAGGATCAGGGGCAGTAGGAATCACAGCTGGTGGACAGGGCTTTTTCACAGGGGGACGACCTCGATGCTGATCAGGGGTCCGAGCCATTAAGGCCCTAATGGCTTGGGCTCTACACTTTCGCAACCAGGGGGGGGGATTAGCTGCAAGATCCTGCCAGATATCTATATAGGGGTACTGGTCCCAATGTCCATCCCCAGTTACAATATTATGCACAGCTTGTACAGTTTTTAACTTGAGTGATCCCCCAGCGGGCCAATCCACCCCGAATGTTGGCCACTccacagtacagaattttatcaaGTCATCCTTACATAATGCCACTCCATAATCAGCCTGGCGTCTAAACGCCTTCCAATTGTTCAACATACATTCCAAGGGCGTCCCAGCATAAGCGCTTTgtccggaccccattatgctcgtgtttaattaaacctggtcatgggttcgaccgaccccccttgcgattaagatatcctggtcacggggtttcccctcgcaggagtctcagggcGGCTAGAGTCGGTTTAAGTCCTAGACCTGGTTATTACAACTTTGGCTTCCAGCACAGCATCAATATGAGAAAAAGCAATactccccccaaaaacaaaagcaagcccTGGGGCTGTTCTATGTCCCAGCAATTATCCAATACGGCC of Gopherus flavomarginatus isolate rGopFla2 unplaced genomic scaffold, rGopFla2.mat.asm mat_scaffold_2564_arrow_ctg1, whole genome shotgun sequence contains these proteins:
- the LOC127042105 gene encoding uncharacterized protein LOC127042105, with the protein product GADRRPRGDSEEWPPRATNLLWPRVVTICRGGCVLSKRTPNDTEARRCQKKGKVQQPDASTPGGKNENPAAFYERLCNTCKRYTDLDPEDANGKRVLIPLFIGQSYEDIRKKLQKLDGASGKNIEELLEIALKVYDRRDDEERKKGARLLAMALKGESGKAGDKTKGRTGLQGKGKSSRLGRNQCAICKEEGHWKNECPQRHSRREGSRNRGGRGTQRPLLAAQPAGLDPTVTIEVGGRPVEALIDTGATLSLLPLAEAPRGRAQGYTIVQGIEGQNIKLEKSLPLLVKVGDCHISHQFVCSPSCPIALLGRDLLTKLQAEISFNNNGTMEVRLPKQQISNYQMALLNVENPPPAQPESERNQLSGVNLEVWAEEGGFARARNALPVHISLKEGSRSVRIRQYPLKLTTRIGLKPLIHKFLQCVQYCDDLLLSTETETACKEQTIELLNFLGAQGYKVSREKAQLVKQQVTCLGYHLCQGRRSLGKDRIQAILESPQPRNPRELRAFLGLTGFCRLWIPDYGGKAKPLYESLTKEGLLNWVWTKEKEKAFQELKEALVQPPALALPDPRKPFTLYVHERREVASGVLCQRSGPAWRPVGYYSKVLDPVAKGWPACLRAVAATALLVQEAEKLTLGGDTEVVVPHGIPQILGTGAGEKHLNPSRHTRYEVGLLLAPNLTFKTLHRYAAPFQTLPLEQPVHSFQIGDQILVKKWKRDPLTPRWDGPHTVSLISQAAVKVLGSDKWTHHTRVKRFLHPDPEDSLTEEDISPLSSPAPEARRDTGEDSTWEYQGLEGLKGLFKKQKQ